The Phragmites australis chromosome 15, lpPhrAust1.1, whole genome shotgun sequence genome window below encodes:
- the LOC133891914 gene encoding uncharacterized protein LOC133891914 isoform X1: MAAATLRWVLQRPRDVSRAARFYAEGHDFCVNVCPLRWAELPSWPLKLALVRTNDSNLASQRVYSSMLSFTIPDINSTVSKLMVLGAVLDGSIKYEIHGEVTALRCIDMLGLYKLA, from the exons ATGGCAGCGGCGACGCTCCGGTGGGTGCTGCAGCGACCCCGGGACGTGTCGCGGGCGGCGCGGTTCTACGCGGAGGGGCACGACTTCTGCGTCAACGTGTGCCCGCTCCGCTGGGCCGAGCTCCCGTCGTGGCCACTCAAGCTCGCGCTCGTGCGCACCAACGACAG TAATCTTGCATCGCAGAGAGTCTATTCTTCAATGCTGTCCTTCACTATACCAGATATCAACAGTACAGTTTCAAAATTAATGGTGCTGGGAGCTGTGTTGGATGGGTCAATCAAATACGAGATCCATGGAGAA GTTACAGCCTTACGATGCATCGACATGCTAGGTCTTTACAAGCTAGCTTGA
- the LOC133891914 gene encoding uncharacterized protein LOC133891914 isoform X2: MAAATLRWVLQRPRDVSRAARFYAEGHDFCVNVCPLRWAELPSWPLKLALVRTNDSNLASQRVYSSMLSFTIPDINSTVSKLMVLGAVLDGSIKYEIHGEVLSLRCIDMLGLYKLA; encoded by the exons ATGGCAGCGGCGACGCTCCGGTGGGTGCTGCAGCGACCCCGGGACGTGTCGCGGGCGGCGCGGTTCTACGCGGAGGGGCACGACTTCTGCGTCAACGTGTGCCCGCTCCGCTGGGCCGAGCTCCCGTCGTGGCCACTCAAGCTCGCGCTCGTGCGCACCAACGACAG TAATCTTGCATCGCAGAGAGTCTATTCTTCAATGCTGTCCTTCACTATACCAGATATCAACAGTACAGTTTCAAAATTAATGGTGCTGGGAGCTGTGTTGGATGGGTCAATCAAATACGAGATCCATGGAGAAGTATTGT CCTTACGATGCATCGACATGCTAGGTCTTTACAAGCTAGCTTGA
- the LOC133891906 gene encoding uncharacterized protein LOC133891906, producing MAAGDAHAAGLDEALKPFQERASEAEIRLAKLETLLYNKDGLNSGSETSSSAMKDLQSKLDAVSAECLAEKDKNKKLVMENEKLQYRITHLIRAIKEAESR from the exons ATGGCGGCGGGCGATGCCCACGCGGCGGGGCTGGATGAGGCCCTCAAGCCCTTCCAGGAGAGAGCTTCCGAGGCCGAG ATACGCTTAGCAAAGCTGGAAACCTTGCTGTACAACAAAG ATGGTCTGAACAGTGGATCTGAGACAAGTTCCTCTGCCATGAAAGATCTTCAGTCAAAGCTGGACGCAGTTAGTGCAGAATGCCTGGCTGAAAAGGACAAG AACAAGAAGCTAGTCATGGAGAACGAGAAGCTCCAGTATCGCATCACCCATCTTATTCGGGCAATTAAAGAGGCAGAATCAAGATAG
- the LOC133893138 gene encoding E3 ubiquitin-protein ligase AIRP2-like has translation MGKSFRDSLKVLEADIQHANSLASEFRREYDGACLQMRMAYCPAAHFFLFLVQWTDCSFAGALGLLRILIYKVYADGTTTMSTHERKASIREFYAVIFPSLMQLHEGINEVEDNRQKAICIERYRRRDEDQKMVISEIDDDIEDECVICMEINSKVVLPTCSHAMCIKCYRDWRSRSQSCPFCRDSLKRVNSADLWIYTDDRDVVDMATVRRENLRRLFMYIDKLPTVIPESVFDIYDSHVK, from the exons ATGGGCAAGTCGTTCAGGGACTCGCTCAAGGTGCTCGAGGCCGACATCCAGCACGCCAACTCGCT TGCTTCTGAATTTCGGAGGGAATATGATGGTGCCTGCCTTCAGATGAGGATGGCATACTGCCCTGCAGCccactttttcctttttcttgtgcagTGGACAGATTGCAGCTTTGCTGGTGCACTTGGGCTGTTGAGGATTCTAATTTATAAG GTTTATGCTGATGGGACAACAACCATGTCTACTCatgaaagaaaagcaagcatCAGGGAATTTTATG CTGTCATATTTCCTTCTTTGATGCAATTACATGAAGGAATCAATGAAGTGGAGGACAACAGACAGAAAGCAATATGTATAGAGAGGTATAGAAGGCGAGATGAGGATCAGAAAATGGTGATATCAGAGATTGATGATGATATAGAGGATGAATGTGTCATATGTATGGAGATAAACAGCAAAGTTGTTCTTCCAACTTGTAGCCATGCTATGTGCATTAAATGCTACCGTGACTG GAGATCAAGATCCCAGTCCTGTCCATTCTGCCGCGACAGCCTCAAGAGGGTAAACTCCGCCGACCTGTGGATATACACGGATGACAGGGACGTTGTCGACATGGCTACGGTCCGAAGGGAGAACCTGAGGCGACTCTTCATGTACATAGACAAGTTGCCCACCGTTATTCCAGAATCTGTCTTTGACATCTATGATTCCCATGTGAAGTAG